The Micromonospora krabiensis genome window below encodes:
- a CDS encoding L,D-transpeptidase, with product MKLGRRLTLLGVTVAAAPLILVGCTADGGHEGKHGAGKAAPPELTVTPGDQAKDVPISAEVGTKVAGGRVTGVRIVDDKGKEVKAEPREDGSSWVPSSPLQPKRTYTAEVTATGDSGKTTTRKTTFTTLPKSTKPAVTSTLYFAGNRTYGTAMPVTVAFDPPIPKEARADVQRRLFVKTNPAQPGVWSWVSDGSQVYYRAPDFWKPGTTISVRAGLTGLPIGKDLVGDEDRTATSKIGRQVSLEIDNATKQMSVLRDGKLVRKIPVSLGKPSTPTSSGKMVIMEKHQFTTFDTRGSADPYVVDVEDAQRLTWGGEFIHGAPWSEGDQGSTNVSHGCTNVSASAADWLMNITQVGDLVTVKGTEVPLTEGNGWTAWNVGWDQYVKGSALPVPAGLGPAPTHPNHPGAVAGGSPAPQPSVSGG from the coding sequence ATGAAGTTGGGACGGCGTCTGACGCTGTTGGGGGTTACCGTCGCGGCCGCTCCGCTGATCCTCGTCGGTTGCACCGCCGACGGGGGCCACGAGGGCAAGCACGGCGCGGGTAAGGCCGCCCCGCCGGAGTTGACCGTGACACCCGGTGACCAGGCGAAGGACGTGCCGATCAGCGCCGAGGTGGGCACGAAGGTCGCCGGCGGGCGGGTCACCGGCGTACGGATCGTGGACGACAAGGGCAAGGAGGTCAAGGCGGAGCCGCGCGAGGACGGGTCGTCGTGGGTGCCGAGCAGCCCGCTGCAGCCGAAGCGGACGTACACGGCCGAGGTCACCGCGACCGGTGACTCGGGCAAGACCACCACCCGCAAGACGACCTTCACCACGCTGCCGAAATCCACCAAACCGGCGGTCACCAGCACACTCTATTTCGCCGGTAATCGGACGTACGGCACGGCCATGCCGGTAACCGTGGCGTTCGACCCGCCCATTCCGAAAGAGGCAAGGGCGGACGTGCAGCGTCGGTTGTTCGTGAAGACGAATCCCGCGCAGCCGGGGGTCTGGTCCTGGGTGTCCGACGGCAGTCAGGTCTATTACCGAGCGCCCGATTTCTGGAAACCGGGCACCACGATCAGCGTCCGGGCCGGCCTGACCGGGCTGCCCATCGGCAAGGACCTGGTCGGCGACGAGGACCGCACCGCCACCTCGAAGATCGGACGGCAGGTGTCGCTGGAGATCGACAACGCGACCAAGCAGATGTCGGTGCTGCGCGACGGCAAGCTGGTCCGCAAGATCCCGGTGAGTCTCGGCAAGCCGAGCACGCCGACGTCCAGCGGCAAGATGGTGATCATGGAGAAGCACCAGTTCACCACCTTCGACACCCGAGGATCGGCCGACCCCTACGTGGTGGACGTCGAGGACGCGCAGCGACTCACCTGGGGCGGCGAGTTCATCCACGGCGCGCCGTGGTCGGAGGGGGACCAGGGCAGCACCAACGTCTCGCACGGCTGCACCAACGTCTCCGCGTCCGCGGCGGACTGGCTGATGAACATCACCCAGGTCGGCGATCTCGTCACGGTCAAGGGCACGGAGGTGCCGCTGACCGAGGGCAACGGCTGGACGGCCTGGAACGTCGGCTGGGACCAGTACGTCAAGGGCAGCGCCCTGCCGGTGCCGGCCGGGCTCGGCCCGGCGCCGACCCACCCGAACCACCCGGGAGCGGTCGCCGGCGGCTCGCCTGCCCCGCAGCCCTCGGTCAGCGGCGGCTGA
- a CDS encoding IS5 family transposase (programmed frameshift), protein MRRGELTDEAWVVIAPLLPEPGGARGRWRDHRQVINGILWKLRTGAPWRDLPERFGPWKTCHERLRRWTADGTWDRILAAAQVHDDGTPVQWTISIDSSIVRTHQHAAGARKKGGSPTSAATPGAQDGEAIGRSRGGLSTKIHLAVDGRGRPLSILLTPGQAGDNPQLLALLDAIRVNEPGPGRPRKRPEVLIADKGYAHDSTRRALRQRGIRHVIPERSDQVARRAAKGSHGGRPPAFDKVIYKKRNVVERCFNRLKQWRDLATRYAKRASLYRAGLVLIAAVIWLP, encoded by the exons GTGCGTCGTGGTGAGCTGACCGATGAGGCGTGGGTGGTGATCGCGCCGCTGCTACCGGAACCTGGCGGAGCTCGGGGGCGGTGGCGGGATCACCGCCAGGTCATCAACGGGATCCTGTGGAAGCTACGCACGGGTGCGCCGTGGCGTGACCTGCCGGAACGCTTCGGGCCGTGGAAGACCTGCCACGAACGGCTGCGCCGCTGGACCGCTGACGGGACGTGGGATCGGATCCTGGCCGCCGCGCAGGTGCATGACGACGGCACACCGGTGCAGTGGACGATCAGCATCGACTCGTCGATCGTGCGGACGCACCAGCATGCCGCTGGCGCCCGCA AAAAAGGGGGCTCCCCGACAAGTGCGGCGACGCCTGGTGCGCAAGATGGCGAGGCCATCGGCCGGTCCCGCGGCGGGTTGAGCACGAAGATCCACCTCGCGGTCGACGGACGCGGACGGCCGCTGTCGATCCTGCTCACCCCCGGCCAAGCCGGCGACAACCCGCAGCTCCTGGCGCTGCTGGACGCGATCCGCGTCAACGAGCCCGGGCCGGGTCGGCCCCGCAAGCGACCGGAGGTGCTGATCGCGGACAAGGGCTATGCACATGACTCGACCCGGCGAGCCCTGCGACAACGCGGGATCCGGCACGTCATCCCGGAACGCAGCGACCAGGTCGCTCGCAGGGCCGCCAAGGGCAGCCACGGCGGGCGACCACCGGCCTTCGACAAGGTGATCTACAAGAAGCGCAACGTCGTGGAACGCTGCTTCAACCGGCTCAAGCAGTGGCGTGACCTGGCAACGCGATACGCCAAACGCGCATCCCTCTACCGAGCCGGCCTCGTCCTGATCGCTGCCGTCATCTGGCTCCCATGA
- a CDS encoding sugar phosphate isomerase/epimerase family protein: MEQSTGRPEPAEPVSRRGLLRAATVSAAAVGAAGLFGAEAAAAGHSGESHGGGGHGGGRRRVPIDRISIQLYTLRDQLAADLPGTLAALRRFGYRRVEHAGFVGRTAAEFRAALDQAGLRATSGHTGIPQPFDAATWERALADANTVGCRKIVHPWFGLDSTGQPIRDPQVYRALARDLNQAGRLAERAGLEFGYHNHQLEFVPLTNGQTGFDILTGETDPRLVHFELDLFWTWRGAQDPVDVIRANRGRIRQVHVKDMDTNASFADLGDGLIDFGRIFAHEREAGIEEYIVERDDAGTPPRSPADALDTARVGFDYLASLRY; this comes from the coding sequence ATGGAGCAGAGCACAGGGCGGCCGGAGCCAGCCGAGCCGGTCAGCCGGCGCGGGTTGCTCCGCGCCGCGACCGTCTCGGCCGCCGCCGTCGGAGCCGCCGGCCTCTTCGGCGCCGAGGCCGCCGCGGCCGGCCACAGCGGCGAGAGCCACGGCGGCGGCGGGCACGGCGGCGGCCGGCGGCGGGTGCCGATCGACCGGATCAGCATCCAGCTCTACACCCTTCGCGACCAGCTCGCCGCCGACCTGCCCGGCACCCTCGCCGCGCTCCGGCGCTTCGGCTACCGGCGGGTCGAGCACGCCGGGTTCGTCGGCCGGACGGCGGCGGAGTTCCGCGCCGCCCTCGACCAGGCGGGCCTGCGCGCGACGTCGGGCCACACCGGGATCCCGCAGCCCTTCGACGCCGCCACATGGGAGCGCGCCCTCGCCGACGCCAACACCGTGGGCTGCCGCAAGATAGTGCACCCCTGGTTCGGGCTCGACTCGACCGGGCAGCCGATCCGTGACCCGCAGGTCTACCGGGCTCTCGCCCGCGACCTCAACCAGGCCGGCCGGCTGGCGGAACGGGCCGGACTGGAGTTCGGCTACCACAACCACCAGCTCGAATTCGTGCCGCTGACCAACGGGCAGACCGGTTTCGACATCCTCACCGGCGAGACCGATCCCCGGCTGGTCCACTTCGAGCTCGACCTGTTCTGGACCTGGCGCGGCGCTCAGGACCCGGTCGACGTCATCCGTGCCAACCGGGGCCGGATCCGCCAGGTCCACGTCAAGGACATGGACACCAACGCCAGCTTCGCCGACCTCGGCGACGGGCTCATCGACTTCGGCCGCATCTTCGCCCACGAGCGGGAGGCCGGCATCGAGGAGTACATCGTGGAGCGCGACGACGCCGGCACCCCGCCGCGCTCACCGGCCGACGCCCTGGACACCGCCCGCGTGGGATTCGACTACCTCGCGTCGCTCCGCTACTGA
- a CDS encoding PQQ-dependent sugar dehydrogenase → MKKRTALLSALALVTAGLAAPTSPVVAAPAPTAAPPDSSFQKVTLNDYPGEPMSLAVLPDLRVLHTARTGEVRIHDPRTGLNTLAADVPVYEHDEEGLQGIAIDPDFSRNKWVYLYYSPPMNTPVDDPATPDVNEGDAPLVGTEADWQRFRGALRLSRFKLEGMKLNLATEQRIIDVPVDRGICCHVGGQIEFDSKGNLYLSTGDDTNPFFSDGYTPIDERADRNPAFDAQRTSGNTNDLRGKLLRIKVKPGGGYTVPAGNLFKPGTPKTRPEIYAMGLRNAFRFAVDRRTDDVYLADYSPDAGSANPDRGPAGHGRWMLIDKPANYGWPYCATPSLPYRDYDFATGTPGAYFDCKRPVNDSPHNTGQRRLPPVEAPQVWYPSAASGEFPQLGTGGIGPMGGPAYDYDGRNTSRTKWPAYYDGVPLFYEWTRDYIKEFRLDDRGEVSDIRPVVPSLVVDNPMDLEFGPDGALYVLEYGDGYFAENPDAQLSRIDFVRGNRTPIPAISAEPTAGQAPLTVRFSSEGTVDPDGDRLRYAWDFDADGSVDSTAPNPTWTYQANGAYNPTVKVTDSTGRSASATLPLLVGPRAPTIEFVTPVEGQPFEFGQTVAFQVNVVDDLPVDCSRVTVTYILGHDEHGHPLSTASGCSGTITTFIDGGHGGADNLTGVFVAEYTDAPTEPGVPPQTATATVVLRPGGGSN, encoded by the coding sequence TTGAAGAAGAGGACCGCACTCCTGTCCGCCCTGGCGTTGGTCACCGCCGGGCTCGCCGCACCGACCTCTCCGGTCGTGGCGGCGCCCGCGCCGACGGCCGCACCGCCGGACTCCAGCTTCCAGAAGGTGACACTCAACGACTACCCCGGCGAGCCGATGAGCCTCGCCGTCCTGCCCGACCTGCGGGTGCTGCACACCGCCCGCACCGGAGAGGTACGCATCCACGACCCGCGTACCGGGCTGAACACCCTCGCCGCCGACGTGCCCGTCTACGAGCACGACGAGGAGGGCCTGCAGGGGATCGCCATCGACCCGGACTTCTCCCGCAACAAGTGGGTCTATCTCTACTACTCGCCGCCCATGAACACCCCCGTCGACGACCCGGCCACTCCGGACGTCAACGAGGGCGACGCACCGCTGGTCGGCACCGAGGCGGACTGGCAGCGCTTCCGGGGCGCGCTGCGGCTGTCCCGGTTCAAGCTCGAGGGCATGAAGCTGAACCTGGCCACCGAGCAGCGGATCATCGACGTCCCGGTGGACCGGGGCATCTGCTGCCACGTCGGCGGTCAGATCGAGTTCGACAGCAAGGGCAACCTCTACCTGTCGACCGGTGACGACACCAACCCGTTCTTCTCCGACGGTTACACGCCGATCGACGAGCGGGCCGACCGCAATCCGGCGTTCGACGCCCAGCGCACCTCGGGCAACACCAACGACCTGCGGGGCAAGCTGCTGCGGATCAAGGTGAAGCCGGGCGGCGGCTACACGGTGCCGGCGGGCAACCTGTTCAAGCCGGGCACGCCGAAGACCCGTCCCGAGATTTACGCGATGGGCCTGCGCAACGCGTTCCGGTTCGCCGTCGACCGGCGCACCGACGACGTCTACCTGGCCGACTACTCCCCCGACGCCGGGTCGGCGAACCCGGACCGGGGCCCGGCCGGGCACGGGCGGTGGATGTTGATCGACAAGCCGGCCAACTACGGCTGGCCGTACTGTGCCACCCCGAGCCTGCCGTACCGCGACTACGACTTCGCCACCGGCACCCCCGGCGCGTACTTCGACTGCAAGCGGCCGGTGAACGACTCGCCGCACAACACTGGTCAGCGTCGCCTGCCGCCGGTCGAGGCGCCGCAGGTCTGGTACCCGTCCGCCGCGTCCGGGGAGTTCCCGCAGCTCGGCACCGGCGGCATCGGCCCGATGGGCGGCCCGGCGTACGACTACGACGGCCGCAACACCTCCCGGACCAAGTGGCCCGCCTACTACGACGGGGTGCCGCTGTTCTACGAGTGGACCCGCGACTACATCAAGGAGTTCCGCCTCGACGACCGTGGCGAGGTGAGCGACATCCGCCCGGTGGTGCCGTCGCTGGTCGTGGACAACCCGATGGACCTGGAGTTCGGCCCGGACGGCGCACTGTACGTGCTGGAGTACGGCGACGGGTACTTCGCGGAGAACCCGGACGCGCAGCTGTCCCGGATCGACTTCGTGCGGGGCAACCGGACGCCGATCCCGGCCATCAGCGCCGAGCCGACCGCTGGACAGGCCCCGCTGACCGTACGGTTCTCCAGCGAGGGGACGGTCGACCCGGACGGTGACCGCCTGCGCTACGCCTGGGACTTCGACGCCGACGGCTCGGTCGACTCGACCGCGCCGAACCCGACGTGGACCTACCAGGCGAACGGCGCGTACAACCCGACGGTGAAGGTCACCGACAGCACCGGGCGGTCCGCCTCGGCGACCCTGCCGCTGCTGGTGGGGCCGCGGGCGCCGACGATCGAGTTCGTGACCCCGGTGGAGGGCCAGCCGTTCGAGTTCGGGCAGACGGTGGCGTTCCAGGTGAACGTCGTCGACGACCTGCCGGTGGACTGCTCGCGGGTCACGGTGACCTACATCCTCGGCCACGACGAGCACGGGCACCCGCTGTCGACCGCGTCCGGTTGCAGCGGCACGATCACCACGTTCATCGACGGCGGCCACGGCGGCGCCGACAACCTGACCGGGGTGTTCGTGGCGGAGTACACCGACGCGCCGACCGAGCCGGGCGTCCCGCCGCAGACCGCCACCGCCACGGTGGTGCTGCGTCCGGGCGGCGGCAGCAACTGA